Proteins from a single region of Bombus pascuorum chromosome 5, iyBomPasc1.1, whole genome shotgun sequence:
- the LOC132907057 gene encoding uncharacterized protein LOC132907057: protein MAGKLIVLLSVAVLSKGAVIPAVPAVPAPLVAAKLEELDAAPQYSFAYDVQDAVTGDSKAQYETRNGDLVQGSYSLIEADGTRRIVEYTADPINGFNAVVSREPATAVAAIAAPLVPYAPSIAPSAAVAPVLPAAPAPAPAIPSSGPDSDVEVVEARSGPLVTAGATSRDEQLRQQQEQQLQQLKELERQQQQQQQQQLQQLQQLQQQSRLQLQQQIQQRQQQRIQKEQGSEQEQEQQQQHSQQRQQPQQQQSQGAPVKALATPVQLAAQAPQPGRLVSLPAARTVTSYATYPNAYAYTAAYSSPLAYAAPIGGLTYAPATALL from the exons ATGGCTGGAAAG CTCATCGTACTCTTAAGCGTGGCGGTTCTCTCCAAGGGAGCGGTGATCCCAGCGGTCCCAGCGGTGCCGGCACCCTTAGTAGCAGCTAAGCTCGAGGAACTAGACGCAGCGCCTCAATATAGTTTCGCGTACGACGTTCAAGATGCGGTGACCGGGGATTCCAAGGCCCAATACGAAACCAGAAACGGCGACCTGGTGCAGGGTAGCTACAGTTTGATCGAGGCAGACGGTACTCGACGCATCGTCGAGTATACGGCGGATCCGATAAACGGTTTTAACGCGGTGGTCAGCCGGGAACCAGCGACGGCTGTGGCCGCCATTGCCGCTCCACTGGTGCCGTATGCGCCTTCCATCGCACCTTCCGCGGCAGTTGCACCTGTTTTGCCCGCAGCACCTGCACCAGCGCCAGCGATTCCATCCAGCGGTCCGGATTCCGATGTCGAGGTCGTCGAGGCTAGGTCCGGTCCCTTAGTCACAGCCGGTGCAACCTCTCGCGATGAACAGCTTCGACAACAACAGGAACAGCAGCTGCAGCAGCTGAAAGAACTCGAAAgacagcaacagcaacagcaacagcaacagttGCAACAGTTGCAACAGCTTCAACAGCAATCCAGACTGCAACTGCAACAGCAGATCCAACAACGTCAACAGCAAAGGATACAGAAGGAACAGGGAAGCGAGCAAGAACAGgaacagcaacagcaacatTCACAGCAAAGACAGCAACCCCAACAACAACAGTCACAAGGAGCACCCGTGAAAGCTCTTGCTACACCAGTACAGTTGGCAGCTCAAGCTCCTCAACCTGGTAGATTAGTCAGCCTGCCTGCGGCCAGAACTGTTACCAGCTACGCGACTTATCCTAATGCTTACGCATATACAGCTGCCTACTCGTCGCCATTAGCTTATGCCGCTCCTATCGGTGGTCTCACCTATGCTCCCGCCACTGCGCTCCTGTAa
- the LOC132907064 gene encoding larval cuticle protein A2B-like, with amino-acid sequence MAFKQVVIVLAVAIFTTCKGAAVPLPAVPLAKLAPVNPAFNYDPHPQYTYAYDVQDTLTGDSKTQQETRNGDIVSGSYSFIEADGTRRIVEYTADPVNGFNAVVHREPVAVIKPALKVAPVAFHP; translated from the exons ATGGCTTTCAAG CAAGTGGTTATCGTGCTGGCGGTCGCTATATTTACTACATGCAAGGGAGCTGCAGTTCCTTTACCAGCAGTACCATTAGCTAAACTTGCACCAGTGAATCCAGCATTTAATTACGATCCTCATCCACAATACACTTACGCTTATGACGTCCAGGACACTTTAACAGGAGATTCGAAAACTCAGCAAGAAACTAGAAATGGCGACATAGTCAGTGGTAGCTACAGTTTCATCGAAGCTGATGGCACCAGGAGGATTGTCGAGTACACGGCGGATCCTGTGAATGGATTCAACGCGGTTGTCCACAGAGAACCTGTGGCTGTCATTAAACCTGCCCTGAAAGTCGCTCCAGTGGCTTTTCATCCTTAG
- the LOC132907063 gene encoding uncharacterized protein LOC132907063 isoform X1 has protein sequence MSTLGMYELTHPELLSESDLKEILENRCIDFSDYKNLSRFELIELYKRVALPLPQRQSESTQNLDIRQHDEAMYSVNELHRNPVLLNGTSTRKTDVNETAKEIFCTRPISSANELKQTSNKICLYNSNTFTKCNSIGKRNNDGKHDEAPSKKRQKITWP, from the exons atgtcgaCGTTAGGAATGTATGAATTAACTCATCCTGAATTATTGTCAGAATCAGATCTTaaggaaattttagaaaat AGATGTATTGACTTCAGtgactataaaaatttatccaGATTTGAATTAATAGAACTGTATAAGCGGGTGGCTTTGCCATTACCTCAAAGACAATCTGAGAGCACTCAAAATTTAGATATAAGACAACATGACGAGGCAATGTACTCTGTTAATGAATTACATAGAAATCCTGTTTTATT gaATGGTACAAGTACTAGGAAAACAGATGTAAATGAAACGGCAAAAGAGATTTTTTGTACAAGACCAATATCCTCTGCAAATGAACTTAAACAAACgtctaataaaatatgtttatataattcaaatacCTTTACAAAATGCAATAGTATTGGCAAACGTAATAATGATGGAAAACATGAT gAAGCACCATCAAAGAAGAGACAAAAGATTACATGGCCAtga
- the LOC132907063 gene encoding uncharacterized protein LOC132907063 isoform X2 codes for MKLNLRCIDFSDYKNLSRFELIELYKRVALPLPQRQSESTQNLDIRQHDEAMYSVNELHRNPVLLNGTSTRKTDVNETAKEIFCTRPISSANELKQTSNKICLYNSNTFTKCNSIGKRNNDGKHDEAPSKKRQKITWP; via the exons atgaaattaaatctt AGATGTATTGACTTCAGtgactataaaaatttatccaGATTTGAATTAATAGAACTGTATAAGCGGGTGGCTTTGCCATTACCTCAAAGACAATCTGAGAGCACTCAAAATTTAGATATAAGACAACATGACGAGGCAATGTACTCTGTTAATGAATTACATAGAAATCCTGTTTTATT gaATGGTACAAGTACTAGGAAAACAGATGTAAATGAAACGGCAAAAGAGATTTTTTGTACAAGACCAATATCCTCTGCAAATGAACTTAAACAAACgtctaataaaatatgtttatataattcaaatacCTTTACAAAATGCAATAGTATTGGCAAACGTAATAATGATGGAAAACATGAT gAAGCACCATCAAAGAAGAGACAAAAGATTACATGGCCAtga
- the LOC132907056 gene encoding blood vessel epicardial substance-like isoform X1, with product MWICFDPVGSREGWRASILFFIFLYWTSFGTDGSLTNAAAFNVPHNTVTSEVSLPVSTHREDDECRNVTTDNRATTGLSVVSQGSGSPHSPIVPPTFLYGVLTCQPYQGISVNHIYFQLANAFFLLSHLAPSGIHGVLYLRCTLLVGCAFLALWGWTIACWLDAALWNALFVAINFVHVCTLLYKLRPIKFSREVEEVYIAVFQPLRVSRHQFRKVLNCMKVIRQLKYQEVYAQEKVTKVDSLSLVLSGKLVVSQNGRALHIVFPHQFLDSPEWFGVSTDEYFQVSITAMEESRILLWHRDKLKLSIISDQFLQAVFDHILGRDVVKKLMQVSETMAASSHQQQNGQVIGLSGIGALENDPDTKLFVVKKTGDSQGITALISRQLQAAGDPNAWRLGRIEETDHETPV from the exons ATGTGGATCTGTTTTGATCCTGTAGGAAGCCGAGAAGGCTGGCGTGCTtctatcttattttttatatttctgtattgGACATCTTTTGGTACTGATGGCAGTTTAACAAATGCAGCTGCATTTAATGTCCCCCATAATACTGTTACATCGGAAGTATCACTACCAGTTTCAACACACCGTGAAGATGACGAATGTAGGAATGTGACCACTGATAATAGAGCTA CTACTGGTTTATCAGTGGTCAGTCAAGGATCTGGTTCTCCTCATTCGCCGATAGTGCCTCCAACCTTTCTGTACGGAGTTCTTACCTGCCAACCGTATCAAGGAATTTCTGTGAACCACATCTACTTTCAACTAGCAAATGCCTTCTTTCTATTGTCACATCTTGCACCAAGTGGCATACATGGCGTACTTTATTTAAGGTGCACTCTGCTCGTGGGCTGTGCCTTTCTTGCTTTGTGGGGCTGGACAATAGCTTGTTGGCTGGATGCTGCTCTCTGGAATGCTCTATTTGTTGCCATCAACTTCGTCCATGTATGCACGCTTCTTTACAAGCTCAGGCCTATCAAGTTTTCAAGGGAAGTTGAAGAG GTATATATTGCAGTGTTCCAGCCATTAAGAGTATCACGTCATCAGTTCAGAAAAGTGTTAAATTGTATGAAGGTTATTCGACAGTTGAAATATCAAGAAGTTTATGCCCAAGAAAAAGTAACCAAAGTTGATTCTTTATCTTTGGTACTTTCTGGGAA ATTAGTAGTTTCGCAAAATGGAAGAGCATTGCACATTGTCTTCCCACATCAGTTCCTGGATTCTCCAGAATGGTTTGGTGTTTCTACAGATGAATACTTTCAG GTATCAATAACAGCTATGGAAGAATCGAGGATATTATTATGGCATAGAGACAAGTTAAAATTAAGCATAATTAGTGATCAATTTCTGCAGGCAGTGTTTGATCACATTTTGGGAAGGGATgtagtaaaaaaattgatgcAG GTTAGCGAAACGATGGCCGCTAGCAGTCATCAACAGCAAAATGGACAAGTAATTGGTTTAAGTGGTATTGGAGCCTTAGAAAACGATCCTGACACCAAACTCTTCGTTGTGAAAAAGACTGGTGATAGTCAAGGTATTACTGCTCTCATCAGCCGTCAACTTCAAG CAGCAGGAGATCCAAATGCATGGAGATTGGGAAGAATTGAAGAGACTGATCATGAAACGCCTGTTTAA
- the LOC132907056 gene encoding blood vessel epicardial substance-like isoform X2 has protein sequence MWICFDPVGSREGWRASILFFIFLYWTSFGTDGSLTNAAAFNVPHNTVTSEVSLPVSTHREDDECRNVTTDNRATTGLSVVSQGSGSPHSPIVPPTFLYGVLTCQPYQGISVNHIYFQLANAFFLLSHLAPSGIHGVLYLRCTLLVGCAFLALWGWTIACWLDAALWNALFVAINFVHVCTLLYKLRPIKFSREVEEVYIAVFQPLRVSRHQFRKVLNCMKVIRQLKYQEVYAQEKVTKVDSLSLVLSGKLVVSQNGRALHIVFPHQFLDSPEWFGVSTDEYFQVSITAMEESRILLWHRDKLKLSIISDQFLQAVFDHILGRDVVKKLMQVSETMAASSHQQQNGQVIGLSGIGALENDPDTKLFVVKKTGDSQGITALISRQLQAGDPNAWRLGRIEETDHETPV, from the exons ATGTGGATCTGTTTTGATCCTGTAGGAAGCCGAGAAGGCTGGCGTGCTtctatcttattttttatatttctgtattgGACATCTTTTGGTACTGATGGCAGTTTAACAAATGCAGCTGCATTTAATGTCCCCCATAATACTGTTACATCGGAAGTATCACTACCAGTTTCAACACACCGTGAAGATGACGAATGTAGGAATGTGACCACTGATAATAGAGCTA CTACTGGTTTATCAGTGGTCAGTCAAGGATCTGGTTCTCCTCATTCGCCGATAGTGCCTCCAACCTTTCTGTACGGAGTTCTTACCTGCCAACCGTATCAAGGAATTTCTGTGAACCACATCTACTTTCAACTAGCAAATGCCTTCTTTCTATTGTCACATCTTGCACCAAGTGGCATACATGGCGTACTTTATTTAAGGTGCACTCTGCTCGTGGGCTGTGCCTTTCTTGCTTTGTGGGGCTGGACAATAGCTTGTTGGCTGGATGCTGCTCTCTGGAATGCTCTATTTGTTGCCATCAACTTCGTCCATGTATGCACGCTTCTTTACAAGCTCAGGCCTATCAAGTTTTCAAGGGAAGTTGAAGAG GTATATATTGCAGTGTTCCAGCCATTAAGAGTATCACGTCATCAGTTCAGAAAAGTGTTAAATTGTATGAAGGTTATTCGACAGTTGAAATATCAAGAAGTTTATGCCCAAGAAAAAGTAACCAAAGTTGATTCTTTATCTTTGGTACTTTCTGGGAA ATTAGTAGTTTCGCAAAATGGAAGAGCATTGCACATTGTCTTCCCACATCAGTTCCTGGATTCTCCAGAATGGTTTGGTGTTTCTACAGATGAATACTTTCAG GTATCAATAACAGCTATGGAAGAATCGAGGATATTATTATGGCATAGAGACAAGTTAAAATTAAGCATAATTAGTGATCAATTTCTGCAGGCAGTGTTTGATCACATTTTGGGAAGGGATgtagtaaaaaaattgatgcAG GTTAGCGAAACGATGGCCGCTAGCAGTCATCAACAGCAAAATGGACAAGTAATTGGTTTAAGTGGTATTGGAGCCTTAGAAAACGATCCTGACACCAAACTCTTCGTTGTGAAAAAGACTGGTGATAGTCAAGGTATTACTGCTCTCATCAGCCGTCAACTTCAAG CAGGAGATCCAAATGCATGGAGATTGGGAAGAATTGAAGAGACTGATCATGAAACGCCTGTTTAA
- the LOC132907065 gene encoding centrosomal protein 20-like isoform X2, producing the protein MATEKDLINAVRESLKADGELGRIKAEMRTEVIKLLDNSNKGNKTKLPKPPLDIVFLNELIREYLDWMGYKYSSTVFISECDLSKQPLDRFLLLQSLGLKERGATSSNLL; encoded by the exons atggcAACGGAGAAGGATTTGATTAATG CAGTTAGAGAATCACTTAAAGCTGATGGGGAGCTTGGTCGTATAAAAGCTGAAATGCGTACAGAAGTCATAAAGTTGTTAGATAATTcaaataaaggaaataaaacaaagcttCCAAAGCCACCTTTAGACATTGTATTCTTGAATGAACTTATTCGAGAATATTTAGATTGGATGGGATATAAGTACAGCTCTACTGTATTTATTTCAG AATGCGACTTGTCAAAGCAACCTCTTGATAGATTTTTGCTTTTGCAAAGTTTGGGGCTGAAAGAAA GAGGTGCAACATCGTCAAACCTTTTGTGA
- the LOC132907065 gene encoding centrosomal protein 20-like isoform X1 — protein sequence MATEKDLINAVRESLKADGELGRIKAEMRTEVIKLLDNSNKGNKTKLPKPPLDIVFLNELIREYLDWMGYKYSSTVFISECDLSKQPLDRFLLLQSLGLKESENSTKLPLLCSIVETFKNLKNT from the exons atggcAACGGAGAAGGATTTGATTAATG CAGTTAGAGAATCACTTAAAGCTGATGGGGAGCTTGGTCGTATAAAAGCTGAAATGCGTACAGAAGTCATAAAGTTGTTAGATAATTcaaataaaggaaataaaacaaagcttCCAAAGCCACCTTTAGACATTGTATTCTTGAATGAACTTATTCGAGAATATTTAGATTGGATGGGATATAAGTACAGCTCTACTGTATTTATTTCAG AATGCGACTTGTCAAAGCAACCTCTTGATAGATTTTTGCTTTTGCAAAGTTTGGGGCTGAAAGAAAGTGAGAATAGTACAAAATTACCATTGCTGTGTAGTATTGTAGAAACAttcaagaatttaaaaaatacatga